A single window of Aythya fuligula isolate bAytFul2 chromosome Z, bAytFul2.pri, whole genome shotgun sequence DNA harbors:
- the CORO2A gene encoding coronin-2A, which translates to MSWHPQYRSSKFRHVYGKAASKDKCYDCVPITHSVHDNHFCAVNPHFVAVVTECAGGGAFLVIPIHQTGKLDPHYPRICGHKGNVLDIKWNPFNDFVIASCSEDATVKIWDIPKHLLTRNITNPKKELLGHARRVGLIEWHPTAENILFSSGYDYKIMIWNIDTREAVISNPVKTLDAHKDVILSMSFNTDGSLLATACRDRKIRVIEPRSGTVLQEASYKSHRVNKVLFLGNMKKLLSTGTSRWNNRQIALWDQNDLSVPLVEEDLDGSSGLLFPFYDSDTNMLYVVGKGDGNIRYYEISPEKPYLNYLTEYHSHLPQKGIGMMPKRGLEVSACEIFRFYKLIPTKSLIEPVSMIVPRRSESYQEDIYPLTTGAQPALTAQEWLNGINKGPLLVSLRPGSGNVDSLPQYLEPEPRLKTTDHYQGRGEATAPVEMQKKSEIQDSGKQLEVRERLPKKDQTHLSNGFDVFECPPPKTENELLHMFYRQQEEIRRLREVVNQRDVQIKQMELELRNLHMVIGMY; encoded by the exons ATGTCGTGGCACCCGCAGTACCGCAGCTCCAAGTTCCGCCACGTGTACGGCAAGGCCGCCAGCAAGGACAAGTGCTACGACTGCGTGCCCATCACCCACAGCGTCCACGACAACCACTTCTGCGCCGTCAACCCGCACTTCGTGGCGGTGGTGACCGAGTGCGCGGGCGGAGGGGCCTTCCTTGTCATCCCCATCCACCAG acaggGAAGCTCGACCCACATTATCCCAGAATATGTGGGCACAAAGGAAACGTTCTGGACATCAAGTGGAACCCATTCAATGACTTTGTAATAGCCTCGTGTTCAGAAGATGCCACT GTTAAGATCTGGGACATCCCCAAGCACTTGCTAACAAGAAACATCACCAATCCGAAGAAGGAACTTCTTGGGCATGCTCGAAGGGTGGGCCTCATTGAGTGGCATCCCACTGCCGAAAACATCCTCTTCAGTTCCGGCTATGACTACAAG ATAATGATCTGGAACATTGACACGAGGGAGGCTGTCATCTCGAACCCAGTGAAGACCCTCGACGCTCACAAGGATGTGATACTCTCCATGTCATTCAACACAGATGGTAGCCTCCTTGCCACAGCCTGCCGGGACAGAAAGATCCGTGTCATAGAACCTCGTTCAGGAACAGTCCTACAG GAAGCCAGCTACAAGTCTCACAGAGTCAATAAAGTCTTGTTCCTTGGAAACATGAAAAAGCTGCTCTCTACTGGAACATCTCGGTGGAATAATAGGCAAATTGCACTGTGGGATCAA AATGACCTTTCTGTGCCTTTAGTGGAGGAGGATCTGGATGGCTCCTCGGGGCTCCTGTTTCCCTTCTACGACTCAGACACGAACATGCTTTACGTTGTTGGAAAG GGTGATGGAAATATACGGTACTATGAGATAAGCCCTGAGAAGCCATATCTGAACTACCTGACGGAATATCATTCTCATTTACCACAGAAAGGAATTG GAATGATGCCAAAAAGAGGCCTTGAAGTGTCGGCTTGTGAGATTTTCCGTTTCTACAAACTGATCCCAACTAAAAGCTTGATAGAGCCCGTCTCCATGATTGTGCCTCGACGG TCGGAGTCATACCAGGAAGACATCTACCCCTTGACCACTGGAGCCCAGCCAGCACTGACAGCGCAGGAGTGGCTGAACGGTATTAACAAAG GACCTCTCTTGGTGTCCTTGAGACCAGGCTCTGGAAATGTGGATTCCTTACCACAATATCTCGAGCCAGAGCCACGGCTGAAAACTACTGACCATTACCAAGGCCGGGGAGAAGCAACGGCACCAGTggagatgcagaagaaaagtgaaatccAAGACAGTGGAAAGCAGCTGGAAGTGAGGGAGAGGTTGCCAAAAAAGGACCAAACGCATCTTTCCAATGGCTTTGACGTATTTGAGTGCCCACCaccaaaaactgaaaatgag cttctgcACATGTTTTACCGACAACAGGAAGAAATACGTAGACTGCGTGAGGTGGTAAACCAGAGAGATGTCCAAATTAAACAGATGGAGCTGGAGCTCAGAAACCTCCACATGGTCATTGGCATGTACTGA